The following coding sequences are from one Bos indicus x Bos taurus breed Angus x Brahman F1 hybrid chromosome 5, Bos_hybrid_MaternalHap_v2.0, whole genome shotgun sequence window:
- the LTBR gene encoding tumor necrosis factor receptor superfamily member 3 isoform X1, with product MRLLWATSHRGLAWGLLILGVWGLLAASQPQLEREEPVQGLPYHTENQSCGDQEKEYYESKLRLCCSRCPPGTHISTKCSRRQNTVCATCPEKSYNEHWNHLSFCQLCRPCDKMLGFVELTPCTSNRKAQCHCQPGMYCVFWNSECEHCEPLSDCPPGTEAELKDEVIEANSNCVPCKAGHFQNTSSPTARCRPHTRCEDQGLVEEAPGTPQSDTSCRNPQEPPDMPGTMLVLAILLPLVSFLLLTTVFVYTWKSHPSLCRKLGSLLKRHPEGEESNPADGNWEPPRFNTHVPDLVKPLLPAPGDLALASGGVPANPGLEEEVLQQQSPLSQARDLDAEPPEQGQVAPGTNGIHVTGGSVTVTGNIYIYNGPVLGGARGPGDPPAPPEPPYPIPEEGAPRPPGLSMPYQEDGKAWHLAETETLGCYAL from the exons ATGCGCCTGCTATGGGCCACCTCCCACCGCGGCCTGGCCTGGGGGCTACTCATCCTGGGCGTCTGGGGTCTCCTGGCCGCATCCCAACCCCAGCTGGAGAGGGAGGAGCCTGTGCAG GGGCTCCCATACCACACAGAGAACCAAAGCTGCGGAGACCAGGAAAAGGAGTACTATGAGTCCAAGCTTCGCCTCTGCTGCTCCCGCTGCCCCCCAG GCACGCACATCTCCACCAAATGTAGCCGCCGCCAGAACACCGTCTGTGCCACATGCCCCGAGAAGTCGTACAACGAGCACTGGAACCATCTCTCCTTCTGCCAGCTGTGCCGCCCCTGTGACAAGA TGCTGGGCTTCGTGGAGCTCACGCCTTGCACTAGCAACCGCAAGGCCCAGTGCCACTGCCAGCCGGGGATGTACTGCGTCTTTTGGAACTCTGAGTGTGAGCACTGCGAGCCACTCTCCGACTGCCCGCCTGGCACCGAGGCCGAGCTCAAAG ATGAAGTCATAGAGGCTAACAGCAACTGTGTCCCCTGTAAAGCTGGACACTTCCAGAACACCTCCTCTCCCACCGCCCGCTGCCGGCCCCATACCAG GTGTGAGGACCAGGGCCTTGTGGAGGAAGCTCCAGGCACCCCCCAGTCTGACACCAGCTGCAGAAATCCACAAGAGCCCCCTGACATGCCAG GAACGATGCTAGTTCTGGCCATCCTGCTGCCTCTGGTCTCATTTCTGCTCCTCACCACTGTCTTCGTCTACACCTGGAAGAGCCACCCCTCTCTCTGCAGAAAGCTGG gatcCCTGCTCAAGAGGCACCCAGAG GGAGAGGAATCAAATCCTGCTGATGGAAACTGGGAGCCCCCAAGGTTCAACACACATGTTCCTGACCTGGTAAAGCCACTTCTGCCCGCTCCTGGAGACTTGGCCCTGGCCTCCGGCGGCGTCCCAGCGAACCCGGGTTTGGAGGAAGAGGTGCTCCAACAGCAGAGTCCCCTGAGCCAGGCCAGGGACCTGGATGCTGAGCCCCCAGAACAAGGCCAGGTGGCCCCCG GCACCAACGGCATTCATGTCACCGGAGGGTCTGTGACGGTCACCGGCAACATCTACATCTACAACGGGCCGGTCCTGGGGGGAGCCCGGGGCCCTGGagacccccccgccccgccagaGCCTCCGTACCCCATCCCCGAAGAGGGTGCCCCCCGCCCTCCCGGGCTTTCCATGCCCTACCAGGAGGATGGCAAGGCTTGGCACCTGGCTGAGACAGAGACACTGGGGTGCTACGCCCTCTGA
- the LTBR gene encoding tumor necrosis factor receptor superfamily member 3 isoform X2: MRLLWATSHRGLAWGLLILGVWGLLAASQPQLEREEPVQGLPYHTENQSCGDQEKEYYESKLRLCCSRCPPGTHISTKCSRRQNTVCATCPEKSYNEHWNHLSFCQLCRPCDKMLGFVELTPCTSNRKAQCHCQPGMYCVFWNSECEHCEPLSDCPPGTEAELKDEVIEANSNCVPCKAGHFQNTSSPTARCRPHTRCEDQGLVEEAPGTPQSDTSCRNPQEPPDMPGSLLKRHPEGEESNPADGNWEPPRFNTHVPDLVKPLLPAPGDLALASGGVPANPGLEEEVLQQQSPLSQARDLDAEPPEQGQVAPGTNGIHVTGGSVTVTGNIYIYNGPVLGGARGPGDPPAPPEPPYPIPEEGAPRPPGLSMPYQEDGKAWHLAETETLGCYAL; the protein is encoded by the exons ATGCGCCTGCTATGGGCCACCTCCCACCGCGGCCTGGCCTGGGGGCTACTCATCCTGGGCGTCTGGGGTCTCCTGGCCGCATCCCAACCCCAGCTGGAGAGGGAGGAGCCTGTGCAG GGGCTCCCATACCACACAGAGAACCAAAGCTGCGGAGACCAGGAAAAGGAGTACTATGAGTCCAAGCTTCGCCTCTGCTGCTCCCGCTGCCCCCCAG GCACGCACATCTCCACCAAATGTAGCCGCCGCCAGAACACCGTCTGTGCCACATGCCCCGAGAAGTCGTACAACGAGCACTGGAACCATCTCTCCTTCTGCCAGCTGTGCCGCCCCTGTGACAAGA TGCTGGGCTTCGTGGAGCTCACGCCTTGCACTAGCAACCGCAAGGCCCAGTGCCACTGCCAGCCGGGGATGTACTGCGTCTTTTGGAACTCTGAGTGTGAGCACTGCGAGCCACTCTCCGACTGCCCGCCTGGCACCGAGGCCGAGCTCAAAG ATGAAGTCATAGAGGCTAACAGCAACTGTGTCCCCTGTAAAGCTGGACACTTCCAGAACACCTCCTCTCCCACCGCCCGCTGCCGGCCCCATACCAG GTGTGAGGACCAGGGCCTTGTGGAGGAAGCTCCAGGCACCCCCCAGTCTGACACCAGCTGCAGAAATCCACAAGAGCCCCCTGACATGCCAG gatcCCTGCTCAAGAGGCACCCAGAG GGAGAGGAATCAAATCCTGCTGATGGAAACTGGGAGCCCCCAAGGTTCAACACACATGTTCCTGACCTGGTAAAGCCACTTCTGCCCGCTCCTGGAGACTTGGCCCTGGCCTCCGGCGGCGTCCCAGCGAACCCGGGTTTGGAGGAAGAGGTGCTCCAACAGCAGAGTCCCCTGAGCCAGGCCAGGGACCTGGATGCTGAGCCCCCAGAACAAGGCCAGGTGGCCCCCG GCACCAACGGCATTCATGTCACCGGAGGGTCTGTGACGGTCACCGGCAACATCTACATCTACAACGGGCCGGTCCTGGGGGGAGCCCGGGGCCCTGGagacccccccgccccgccagaGCCTCCGTACCCCATCCCCGAAGAGGGTGCCCCCCGCCCTCCCGGGCTTTCCATGCCCTACCAGGAGGATGGCAAGGCTTGGCACCTGGCTGAGACAGAGACACTGGGGTGCTACGCCCTCTGA